One genomic window of Cupriavidus oxalaticus includes the following:
- a CDS encoding PilT/PilU family type 4a pilus ATPase, producing MLDRESAAKYINDLLELMVSNRGSDLFITADFPPAIKVDGKITPVSQQPLNPTQALGLVRSVMNERQVQDFDTSRECNFAITAPKAGRFRVSAFIQQGKAGMVVRTINTRIPSVADLDLPPTLHDIVMSKRGLVIVTGATGSGKSTTLAAMLDHRNAHSYGHIITIEDPIEYVHAHQNCVVTQREVGIDTESWHVALKNTLRQAPDVILIGEIRDRETMEYAMQYAETGHLCLATLHANNANQAIDRVVNFFPEEKRQQLLIDLSLNLKAMVSQRLLPRAGRKGRVPAVEIMIGTPLVADLIFKGEIHELKEVIKKSREQGMISFDQALFDLYEEGKITYEDALRNADSLNDLRLMIKLHSARAKDTDLGAGTEHLNVI from the coding sequence ATGCTCGATCGCGAATCCGCCGCCAAGTACATCAACGACCTGCTGGAGCTGATGGTCAGCAACCGCGGCTCGGACCTCTTCATCACCGCCGACTTCCCGCCGGCGATCAAGGTCGACGGCAAGATCACTCCGGTGTCGCAGCAGCCGCTGAACCCGACGCAGGCGCTGGGCCTGGTGCGCTCGGTGATGAACGAGCGGCAGGTGCAGGACTTCGACACCAGCCGCGAATGCAACTTCGCCATCACCGCGCCCAAGGCGGGGCGCTTCCGGGTGTCGGCGTTTATCCAGCAGGGGAAGGCCGGCATGGTGGTGCGGACCATCAATACGCGGATTCCGTCGGTGGCGGACCTGGACCTGCCCCCGACGCTGCATGACATCGTGATGTCCAAGCGCGGCCTGGTGATCGTGACCGGCGCGACCGGGTCGGGCAAGTCGACCACGCTGGCGGCGATGCTCGACCACCGCAACGCGCATTCCTACGGCCACATCATCACCATCGAGGACCCGATCGAATACGTGCATGCGCACCAGAACTGCGTCGTCACGCAGCGCGAGGTCGGCATCGATACCGAGTCTTGGCACGTGGCGCTGAAGAACACGCTGCGCCAGGCGCCCGACGTGATCCTGATCGGCGAAATCCGCGACCGCGAGACCATGGAGTACGCGATGCAGTACGCGGAAACCGGCCACCTGTGCCTGGCCACGCTGCACGCCAACAACGCCAACCAGGCGATCGATCGCGTGGTCAACTTCTTCCCCGAGGAAAAGCGCCAGCAGTTGCTGATCGACCTGTCGCTGAACCTGAAGGCGATGGTGTCGCAGCGGCTGCTGCCGCGCGCCGGGCGCAAGGGCCGCGTGCCGGCGGTGGAGATCATGATCGGCACGCCGCTGGTGGCCGACCTGATCTTCAAGGGCGAGATCCACGAGCTGAAGGAAGTCATCAAGAAATCGCGCGAGCAGGGCATGATCTCGTTCGACCAGGCGCTGTTCGACCTGTACGAGGAAGGCAAGATCACCTATGAGGATGCGCTGCGCAATGCCGACTCGCTCAATGACCTGCGCCTGATGATCAAGCTGCACAGCGCGCGCGCCAAGGACACCGACCTGGGCGCCGGCACCGAGCACCTGAACGTGATCTAG